From one Mytilus edulis chromosome 1, xbMytEdul2.2, whole genome shotgun sequence genomic stretch:
- the LOC139487805 gene encoding LHFPL tetraspan subfamily member 5 protein-like isoform X2, which translates to MGRENELTRIYHIQYVRNSRAITVVWAIFTICFAILNIVAFIQPQWLGYTEKSLNAGYFGLYEVCTILTGGELSCDGDFLDFTTILNDSFRAASMLVGISALLFVIAIICLLLFFFLRASTVLKVCGWLQLLAGICMGIACIVYPSGWDDVKVQAVCGQQAGKYQLGWCEIRWAFILSIVLIFDAFILAILAFFLAAKQADILPKQQNEKPKKDSKDGFINGGFTAESFGRQSNVSSMQPNTSSDQSEVKAVFRSRTSSQGSKQGGSEYGEDIKL; encoded by the exons ATGGGTAGGGAAAACGAGTTGACCCGTATCTACCACATACAGTATGTTAGGAATTCCAGGGCAATCACTGTGGTATGGGCCATTTTCACTATTTGCTTTGCCATTCTGAACATTGTTGCTTTCATCCAACCCCAATGGCTTGGATACACGGAGAAATCATTGAATGCTGGATATTTTGGACTATATGAAGTGTGTACCATTTTGACAGGCGGAGAACTATCGTGTGATGGAGATTTTTTGGACTTCACAACCATTTTAAATGATTCATTTAGAGCAGCCAGTATGCTTGTTGGAATCTCTGCTCTCTTGTTTGTCATTGCCATCATCTGTCTTCTGTTATTCTTCTTCCTGAGAGCTTCAACAGTACTGAAAGTTTGTGGCTGGCTTCAGTTGTTGGCAG GTATCTGTATGGGAATTGCATGTATTGTATACCCAAGTGGGTGGGATGATGTCAAAGTTCAAGCTGTATGTGGCCAACAGGCAGGAAAGTACCAGCTAGGATGGTGTGAGATTAGATGGGCTTTTATCCTCAGCATTGTTTTGATCTTTGATGCCTTCATTCTGGCCATCCTTGCATTCTTCTTAGCTGCCAAACAAGCTGATATATTACCAAAACAGCAAAACGAAAAACCAAAGA AAGACTCAAAAGATGGATTTATAAATGGTGGATTTACAGCAGAATCCTTTGGAAGACAATCTAATGTCAGCAGTATGCAACCAAACACATCATCTGATCAGTCAGAGGTCAAGGCTGTCTTTAGGTCAAGGACAAGTAGCCAGGGATCTAAGCAAGGAGGGAGTGAATATGGAGAAGATATTAAACTTTAA
- the LOC139487805 gene encoding LHFPL tetraspan subfamily member 5 protein-like isoform X1 yields the protein MGRENELTRIYHIQYVRNSRAITVVWAIFTICFAILNIVAFIQPQWLGYTEKSLNAGYFGLYEVCTILTGGELSCDGDFLDFTTILNDSFRAASMLVGISALLFVIAIICLLLFFFLRASTVLKVCGWLQLLAGICMGIACIVYPSGWDDVKVQAVCGQQAGKYQLGWCEIRWAFILSIVLIFDAFILAILAFFLAAKQADILPKQQNEKPKTFSNLNYSWGQEDSKDGFINGGFTAESFGRQSNVSSMQPNTSSDQSEVKAVFRSRTSSQGSKQGGSEYGEDIKL from the exons ATGGGTAGGGAAAACGAGTTGACCCGTATCTACCACATACAGTATGTTAGGAATTCCAGGGCAATCACTGTGGTATGGGCCATTTTCACTATTTGCTTTGCCATTCTGAACATTGTTGCTTTCATCCAACCCCAATGGCTTGGATACACGGAGAAATCATTGAATGCTGGATATTTTGGACTATATGAAGTGTGTACCATTTTGACAGGCGGAGAACTATCGTGTGATGGAGATTTTTTGGACTTCACAACCATTTTAAATGATTCATTTAGAGCAGCCAGTATGCTTGTTGGAATCTCTGCTCTCTTGTTTGTCATTGCCATCATCTGTCTTCTGTTATTCTTCTTCCTGAGAGCTTCAACAGTACTGAAAGTTTGTGGCTGGCTTCAGTTGTTGGCAG GTATCTGTATGGGAATTGCATGTATTGTATACCCAAGTGGGTGGGATGATGTCAAAGTTCAAGCTGTATGTGGCCAACAGGCAGGAAAGTACCAGCTAGGATGGTGTGAGATTAGATGGGCTTTTATCCTCAGCATTGTTTTGATCTTTGATGCCTTCATTCTGGCCATCCTTGCATTCTTCTTAGCTGCCAAACAAGCTGATATATTACCAAAACAGCAAAACGAAAAACCAAAGA CATTCAGTAATTTGAATTACAGTTGGGGACAAg AAGACTCAAAAGATGGATTTATAAATGGTGGATTTACAGCAGAATCCTTTGGAAGACAATCTAATGTCAGCAGTATGCAACCAAACACATCATCTGATCAGTCAGAGGTCAAGGCTGTCTTTAGGTCAAGGACAAGTAGCCAGGGATCTAAGCAAGGAGGGAGTGAATATGGAGAAGATATTAAACTTTAA